From a single Nitrogeniibacter mangrovi genomic region:
- a CDS encoding c-type cytochrome, with amino-acid sequence MSTTTCSPRCRKCLAILGLLVVFGAAAGVYGWMKFFREVPQPDWITSNPDMRFKYGSIGAENDAGIPYWIFYVLPRVFPDKLPGPGGYASFGVAWEQGMELPVGFTKKTIGFARVANTCAVCHTASYRTSVDSNPVFVPTGPNHTLNLAAFFRFLVDCAKDPRFNADVLMREINLVTDLSWDDALIYRYLLIPLTKQRLMAREQQFAWLYYPEFPDWGRGRDDAMNLTKYFMIRWPMDDSFGPTDMPSIWNLGKYHEDQGALMNFAGDSHNARSVVIDSALGLLGAPPKDKDRFLKTMDWMLDYLKAARAPKYPFPIDDALAAQGKAVFDATCARCHASARTGTVVPVEEVGTSRDRMDTWNAKAAAEANQVVRDMGIEREGLVEAPLRGYVAAFLDGIWLRAPYLHNGSVPTLRDLLKPAAERPVTFWRGYNLYDPVNVGFVTSGAEAEYEGTLHDTRLKGGGNGGHEFGTGLSPSDKDALIEYMKTL; translated from the coding sequence ATGAGCACGACGACCTGCTCCCCACGCTGCCGCAAGTGCCTTGCCATCCTGGGTCTGCTCGTCGTCTTCGGGGCGGCGGCCGGGGTCTATGGCTGGATGAAATTCTTCCGCGAGGTGCCCCAGCCCGACTGGATCACCTCCAACCCGGACATGCGCTTCAAGTACGGCTCCATCGGCGCCGAGAACGACGCCGGCATCCCCTACTGGATCTTCTACGTGCTGCCCCGGGTGTTCCCCGACAAGCTGCCCGGCCCGGGCGGTTACGCCAGCTTCGGCGTCGCCTGGGAGCAGGGCATGGAGCTGCCGGTGGGCTTCACCAAGAAGACCATCGGTTTCGCCCGGGTGGCCAACACCTGCGCGGTGTGCCACACCGCCAGCTACCGCACCAGCGTGGACAGCAACCCGGTGTTCGTGCCCACCGGCCCCAACCACACCCTCAACCTGGCCGCCTTCTTCCGCTTCCTGGTCGACTGCGCCAAGGATCCGCGCTTCAACGCCGACGTGCTCATGCGCGAGATCAACCTGGTCACCGACCTGTCCTGGGACGATGCGCTCATCTACCGCTACCTGCTCATCCCCCTCACCAAGCAGCGCCTGATGGCGCGCGAGCAGCAGTTCGCCTGGCTCTACTACCCGGAGTTTCCCGACTGGGGACGCGGCCGTGACGACGCCATGAACCTGACCAAGTACTTCATGATCCGCTGGCCCATGGACGACAGCTTCGGCCCCACCGACATGCCCTCGATCTGGAACCTGGGCAAGTACCACGAGGACCAGGGCGCGCTGATGAACTTCGCCGGCGACAGCCACAACGCCCGCTCGGTGGTCATCGACTCCGCCCTCGGCCTGCTCGGCGCGCCGCCCAAGGACAAGGACCGCTTCCTCAAGACCATGGACTGGATGCTCGACTACCTCAAGGCCGCGCGCGCGCCGAAATACCCCTTCCCCATCGATGACGCGCTGGCCGCGCAGGGCAAAGCGGTGTTCGACGCCACCTGCGCCCGCTGCCATGCCAGCGCGCGCACCGGCACCGTGGTCCCGGTCGAGGAGGTGGGCACCAGCCGCGACCGCATGGACACCTGGAACGCGAAAGCCGCCGCCGAGGCCAACCAGGTGGTGCGCGACATGGGCATCGAGCGCGAGGGCCTGGTCGAGGCGCCGCTGCGCGGCTACGTGGCCGCCTTCCTCGACGGCATCTGGCTGCGCGCGCCCTACCTGCACAACGGCTCGGTGCCCACCCTGCGCGACCTGCTCAAGCCGGCCGCCGAACGCCCGGTCACCTTCTGGCGCGGCTACAACCTCTACGATCCGGTGAACGTGGGCTTCGTCACCTCGGGCGCGGAAGCCGAGTACGAGGGCACCCTGCACGACACCCGCCTCAAGGGCGGCGGCAACGGCGGGCACGAATTCGGCACCGGTCTGTCGCCATCCGACAAGGATGCCCTGATCGAATATATGAAAACGCTATGA
- a CDS encoding putative bifunctional diguanylate cyclase/phosphodiesterase, with translation MPHEDKGAADRIRFRAEAAPPDHAPPEARPWRILSADDDLDFRQALSFAVRDMRILGRPVELITVASLSEAARLLARDRDFAVILVDVVMETDDAGIRLVKAIRDTLGLQEPRIVMLTGQPGFAPAEAVLETLDLSDYCLKSDLSHRGLKNILTAAIRAYDHLAEVSAARRGLQMILEASNHFAAARSVAQLAEAALVELAQLLGVPPDGIVCVEARAQERTVPASPMVIGAAGRFTPFLHQAIDHLPEAPVAARIREVLARRTDVAGTDFQLIFVPRQLALSDYVIYIASGRPLERTERELVKVFAANASKGFGNVALISRLDRMAYEDELLHIPNRGALLREIETRRLQGEGHEHHLVLLDLDNFAGLNDAFGVELGNRILRALVAPLQQRFPAPAVVARISSDVFGIVGPAAQVTMARAAQVFDEPLEIDDERYRLTACVMEIALDAIDGDPAELLRAGWGMLHHAKLQGPGSRIAYDPHIEQAAGHRFALMSRLGQDLRREALFLQFQPQVDMASGRVVGAEALLRWRTDEGLIPPSEFIPIAEKSSYIHAIGDLVLRQACQALDRLAAAGLAHLVLSINLSARQFEDPNLIPGLLETCAAAGIAPGRLEVEVTETTAMDNFAHVSQALSRYRDGGNTVAIDDFGTGFSSLEYVYQLPADRLKIDQVFVARLEHDERGRQLVRLILDLARSIDATVIAEGVETAAQAEWLTAHGCHIGQGWLYARPMPLEALIDFCGAAGAAA, from the coding sequence ATGCCACACGAGGACAAAGGCGCCGCAGATCGCATCCGCTTCCGCGCCGAGGCTGCGCCCCCCGATCACGCCCCCCCGGAAGCACGCCCGTGGCGCATCCTCTCCGCCGACGACGACCTTGACTTCCGCCAGGCCCTGAGCTTTGCGGTGCGCGACATGCGCATCCTCGGCCGCCCGGTCGAGCTGATCACCGTCGCTTCGCTCTCCGAGGCCGCCCGCCTGCTGGCCCGCGATCGCGATTTCGCGGTCATCCTGGTGGACGTGGTGATGGAAACCGACGACGCCGGCATCCGCCTGGTCAAAGCCATCCGCGACACCCTCGGGCTGCAGGAGCCGCGCATCGTGATGCTGACCGGGCAACCCGGGTTCGCACCGGCCGAAGCCGTGCTGGAAACCCTGGATCTGTCCGACTACTGCCTCAAGTCCGACCTGAGCCACCGTGGCCTCAAGAACATCCTCACCGCCGCCATTCGCGCCTACGACCATCTGGCCGAGGTATCGGCGGCCCGTCGCGGGCTGCAGATGATCCTCGAGGCCAGCAACCACTTCGCCGCGGCCCGCTCGGTCGCCCAGCTGGCCGAGGCGGCGCTGGTGGAGCTGGCGCAGTTGCTCGGCGTGCCGCCCGACGGCATCGTCTGCGTGGAGGCCCGCGCGCAGGAGCGCACCGTACCGGCCTCGCCGATGGTCATCGGCGCCGCCGGGCGCTTCACCCCGTTCCTGCACCAGGCGATCGACCATCTGCCCGAGGCCCCCGTCGCCGCACGGATCCGCGAGGTGCTCGCACGCCGCACCGACGTGGCCGGCACGGATTTCCAGCTCATCTTCGTGCCGCGCCAGCTCGCCCTGTCCGACTACGTCATCTACATCGCCTCCGGGCGGCCGCTCGAGCGCACCGAGCGCGAGCTGGTGAAAGTCTTCGCCGCCAACGCCTCCAAGGGCTTCGGCAACGTCGCCCTGATCAGCCGTCTCGACCGCATGGCCTACGAGGACGAGTTGCTGCACATCCCGAACCGGGGCGCCCTGTTGCGCGAGATCGAAACACGCCGCCTGCAGGGCGAGGGCCATGAGCACCACCTGGTGCTGCTCGACCTGGACAACTTCGCCGGCCTCAACGACGCCTTCGGGGTCGAGTTGGGCAATCGCATCCTGCGCGCGCTCGTGGCCCCGCTGCAGCAACGCTTTCCGGCCCCGGCGGTGGTCGCGCGCATCAGCTCCGACGTGTTCGGCATCGTCGGCCCGGCGGCGCAGGTCACCATGGCGCGGGCGGCGCAGGTGTTCGACGAACCACTCGAGATCGACGACGAACGCTACCGCCTCACCGCCTGCGTCATGGAAATCGCGCTCGACGCCATCGACGGCGATCCGGCCGAGTTGCTGCGCGCCGGCTGGGGCATGCTGCACCATGCCAAACTGCAGGGGCCCGGCAGCCGGATCGCCTACGACCCCCACATCGAACAGGCCGCCGGCCATCGTTTCGCCCTCATGTCGCGGCTGGGCCAGGATCTGCGCCGCGAGGCCCTGTTCCTGCAGTTCCAGCCGCAGGTGGACATGGCGAGCGGGCGCGTGGTCGGGGCCGAGGCGCTGTTGCGCTGGCGTACCGACGAAGGGCTGATTCCACCGTCCGAGTTCATCCCGATCGCCGAGAAATCCTCCTACATCCATGCCATCGGCGATCTGGTGCTGCGTCAGGCCTGCCAGGCCCTCGACCGGCTCGCCGCGGCGGGGCTGGCGCATCTGGTGCTGAGCATCAATCTGTCGGCACGCCAGTTCGAGGACCCGAACCTGATCCCCGGGCTCCTCGAGACCTGCGCGGCCGCCGGCATCGCGCCGGGGCGCCTCGAAGTGGAAGTGACCGAGACCACGGCCATGGACAACTTCGCTCATGTCTCGCAGGCGCTGAGCCGCTACCGGGACGGCGGCAACACGGTGGCCATCGACGATTTCGGCACCGGCTTCTCCTCGCTGGAATACGTCTACCAGCTCCCGGCCGACCGCCTGAAGATCGACCAGGTCTTCGTCGCCCGCCTCGAGCATGACGAACGTGGTCGCCAACTGGTCCGCCTGATCCTCGACCTGGCCCGCTCCATCGACGCCACCGTCATCGCCGAAGGGGTCGAGACCGCCGCCCAGGCCGAGTGGCTCACGGCCCATGGTTGCCACATCGGGCAAGGCTGGCTGTACGCCCGCCCGATGCCGCTGGAGGCCCTGATCGACTTTTGCGGCGCGGCCGGCGCTGCGGCCTGA
- a CDS encoding sensor histidine kinase has product MRYRIRALLGYLLPWWLLIPAAAYLVYEARVTTELERAGRDQVERLGLVANTLRTAAKQLQADIRFIRQVTASTLTQLPPAAAADRLAGLFRDFMIAHPDYMQVRFLDDGCHERVRLDADPEAGPVRVPDAQLQDKSGRPYCSITRTLSPDDIYLSPLDANIEHGRVEIPIRPTLRIAARVVDDSMAAPGVAVLNLDAGAVLANFARMGGARLHLLNDRGQWLHAPDPQDAFAFARGEPKRDMGHRHPAAWQAMRAAPGNSGQFMTASGLWYFIRFHPGDANTPYAPTWYIADQLPHTAIAGIRGTQRDFVLPIAGGTLLILTLLAISLANSHARHARTSARLAKANMALNRSLAQLQTSLDDRVRSEKLASLGLLVAGVAHELNTPLGSAMLNRDALHAQLDTLRRAYAAGLRESDVTGYLERTSGGLDLLSANLARTSTLITEFKRVAAERATAERQRFELAGVISALVTLMRGDARRERIRIVTEVPAGIALDSYPGPLGQVIQNLVANAERYAYPEETGGDIVIRARRDGEQAVITVSDNGRGIPEADREHIWDPFYTTGRHLGGTGLGLHICQQIAEHLLGGSLTLVTPPGAPGTEMCLRIPLTAPAGAPSGPDPDTRSGATTDA; this is encoded by the coding sequence ATGCGCTACCGCATCCGTGCCCTGCTCGGCTATCTGCTGCCCTGGTGGCTGCTGATTCCCGCGGCCGCCTACCTGGTGTACGAGGCGCGTGTCACGACCGAACTCGAACGTGCCGGACGCGACCAGGTCGAGCGCCTCGGGCTGGTGGCCAACACCCTGCGCACGGCCGCCAAGCAACTGCAGGCGGATATCCGCTTCATCCGCCAGGTCACCGCCTCGACCCTGACGCAACTGCCCCCCGCCGCGGCGGCGGACCGGCTCGCCGGGCTGTTCCGCGACTTCATGATCGCCCATCCCGACTACATGCAGGTGCGCTTTCTCGACGACGGCTGCCACGAACGCGTCCGCCTCGACGCCGACCCCGAGGCGGGACCCGTCCGCGTGCCCGACGCGCAGCTGCAGGACAAGTCCGGACGCCCCTACTGCAGCATCACCCGCACCCTGTCGCCCGACGACATCTACCTCTCGCCCCTGGATGCCAACATCGAGCACGGTCGGGTCGAGATCCCCATCCGGCCGACCCTGCGCATCGCCGCCCGGGTCGTCGACGACTCCATGGCCGCCCCGGGGGTCGCGGTGCTCAATCTCGATGCCGGCGCGGTCCTGGCCAACTTCGCACGCATGGGCGGCGCGCGCCTGCACCTGCTCAACGACCGTGGCCAATGGCTCCATGCCCCCGACCCGCAAGACGCCTTCGCCTTTGCCCGGGGCGAGCCGAAGCGCGACATGGGCCACCGTCATCCCGCCGCGTGGCAGGCCATGCGGGCGGCACCGGGCAACTCGGGTCAGTTCATGACAGCGTCGGGCCTGTGGTACTTCATCCGCTTCCACCCGGGTGACGCCAACACCCCCTACGCCCCGACCTGGTACATCGCCGACCAGCTCCCCCACACTGCCATCGCCGGGATCCGCGGCACCCAGCGGGACTTCGTGCTGCCCATCGCCGGCGGCACGCTGCTGATCCTCACCCTGCTGGCGATCTCGCTGGCCAACTCCCACGCGCGCCACGCCCGCACCTCGGCGCGACTCGCCAAGGCCAACATGGCGCTCAACCGCTCCCTGGCGCAATTGCAGACCTCCCTGGACGACCGGGTACGCAGCGAAAAGCTGGCCTCCCTGGGCCTGCTGGTGGCCGGCGTCGCTCACGAACTGAACACCCCGCTCGGCAGCGCCATGCTCAATCGCGACGCGCTCCATGCACAGCTCGACACCCTGCGCCGGGCCTATGCGGCCGGCCTGCGCGAATCCGATGTCACCGGCTACCTTGAGCGCACCTCCGGGGGGCTGGACCTGCTCAGCGCGAACCTGGCGCGCACCTCGACCCTGATCACCGAATTCAAGCGGGTCGCGGCAGAGCGGGCCACGGCGGAACGGCAGCGCTTCGAGCTGGCCGGCGTGATCAGCGCCCTGGTCACCCTGATGCGCGGCGACGCCCGACGGGAGCGGATCCGGATCGTCACCGAGGTGCCTGCCGGCATCGCGCTGGACAGCTACCCCGGCCCGCTGGGGCAGGTCATCCAGAACCTGGTGGCCAACGCCGAGCGCTACGCCTATCCGGAGGAGACCGGCGGCGACATCGTCATCCGCGCCCGGCGCGACGGCGAGCAGGCCGTGATCACGGTCAGTGACAACGGTCGCGGCATCCCCGAGGCCGACCGGGAACACATCTGGGACCCGTTCTACACCACCGGCCGCCACTTGGGCGGCACCGGCCTGGGGCTGCACATCTGCCAGCAGATCGCCGAACACCTGCTCGGCGGCTCGCTGACCCTGGTCACGCCGCCGGGCGCACCGGGCACCGAGATGTGCCTGCGCATTCCGCTCACGGCCCCGGCGGGCGCACCGTCCGGACCCGATCCGGATACCCGGAGCGGCGCCACCACCGACGCCTGA
- a CDS encoding FIST N-terminal domain-containing protein encodes MGTIQVATSGEPSTRAAVENILRQLSGRNDALVVVFFANRYDAPVLAQALRAGLPEHTRLIGCSTAGEIGPAGYQEESIVAIALPADDFTVATVKVDHLADLDMPAWRYALEAAMTRIAPAHEHDGGTFAFTLIDGLSRREEAVGHAVQALIGQIPLIGGSAGDGLQFVRTRILHEGDIASDASVVALVRTRRPFQLFKSQHVIRSDVRMVVTGARPAERIVTEINGLPAAEEYARLAGVSLTELDPMAFAAYPVLVRVGGAEHVRSIQKVNADGSLSFYCAIEEGIVLTLATGTDPLRTLSESLAECEARIGTLDMVLACDCILRRLEFGQRGTREAVSAFLRERHVAGLASYGELYRGVHVNQTFTAIAFAPPRDDGAPA; translated from the coding sequence GTGGGCACAATCCAGGTTGCCACTTCCGGGGAGCCGTCGACGCGCGCTGCGGTGGAGAACATCCTCCGGCAACTGTCCGGCCGCAATGATGCGCTGGTCGTCGTGTTCTTTGCCAATCGCTACGACGCACCCGTGCTGGCGCAGGCCCTGCGCGCGGGGCTGCCCGAGCATACCCGGCTGATCGGCTGCTCGACCGCCGGCGAGATCGGCCCTGCCGGTTATCAGGAAGAATCCATCGTCGCCATCGCGCTGCCCGCGGACGACTTCACCGTCGCCACGGTCAAGGTCGACCACCTCGCCGACCTCGACATGCCCGCCTGGCGCTACGCCCTCGAAGCGGCCATGACCCGGATCGCACCGGCCCACGAGCACGACGGCGGCACCTTCGCGTTCACCCTGATCGACGGCCTGTCGCGCCGGGAAGAAGCCGTCGGCCACGCGGTGCAGGCCCTGATCGGGCAGATCCCGCTGATCGGCGGCTCGGCCGGCGACGGGCTGCAGTTCGTGCGCACCCGCATCCTCCACGAAGGCGACATCGCCAGCGATGCCTCGGTAGTGGCACTGGTGCGCACCCGCCGCCCCTTCCAGCTGTTCAAGTCCCAGCACGTGATCCGCAGCGACGTGCGCATGGTGGTCACCGGCGCGCGGCCGGCCGAACGCATCGTGACCGAGATCAACGGCCTGCCGGCGGCGGAGGAATACGCCCGCCTTGCCGGCGTCTCCCTCACCGAACTCGACCCCATGGCCTTCGCCGCCTATCCGGTGCTCGTGCGCGTGGGCGGCGCCGAACATGTGCGCTCGATCCAGAAGGTGAACGCGGACGGCAGCCTGAGCTTCTACTGCGCCATCGAGGAAGGCATCGTGCTGACCCTGGCCACCGGCACCGATCCGCTGCGCACCCTGTCCGAGAGCCTGGCCGAGTGCGAAGCGCGGATCGGCACGCTCGACATGGTGCTGGCTTGCGACTGCATCCTGCGGCGGCTCGAATTCGGCCAGCGCGGCACCCGTGAGGCGGTCTCGGCCTTCCTCAGGGAACGCCATGTGGCCGGCCTGGCCAGCTACGGCGAGCTGTATCGCGGCGTGCATGTGAACCAGACCTTCACCGCGATCGCCTTCGCCCCCCCACGCGACGACGGCGCGCCCGCATGA